From one Catellatospora sp. IY07-71 genomic stretch:
- a CDS encoding ATP-binding protein: MKAISIALPGGHRSATVAREFIGLLTRSWRLADGGGLALLTSELVSNAVLHGGGAVSLTVMLRDDHVRVEINDRSAGMPAPRQPDVDGGFGLGIVDRLARAWGVSALPDGKTVWAEYQLP, from the coding sequence GTGAAAGCGATCTCGATCGCCCTACCCGGTGGGCACCGCAGCGCGACGGTCGCACGGGAGTTCATCGGGCTGCTGACCCGGTCCTGGCGGCTCGCCGACGGCGGCGGACTCGCGCTGCTGACCTCGGAACTGGTGAGCAATGCCGTGCTGCACGGCGGTGGAGCGGTGTCGCTGACCGTGATGCTTCGTGACGACCACGTGCGGGTCGAGATCAACGATCGCAGTGCTGGCATGCCGGCACCACGCCAACCCGACGTCGACGGCGGTTTCGGATTGGGCATCGTCGACCGGCTCGCCCGGGCCTGGGGCGTGTCCGCCCTGCCTGACGGCAAGACGGTATGGGCCGAGTACCAGCTGCCGTGA
- a CDS encoding FAD-dependent oxidoreductase, translating to MGATDDADCVIVGGGPAGAMLGYLLARAGCAVIVLESHADFARRFRGDTLGPATLDLLDELGLARRLLADTPHTRATAFCWHTAERDYVLSDFRDASADYGFFALLPQPEFLTFLIGEAAARPSFQVRMNARVNRLLHTGDRVTGVAYTDRTGREHELRARLVVAADGRSSKIRRLSGLATTELGVGSDLLWFDVPRDPATDPPRSGLDLYALPGRYVVALNQGQRWQLGYGIAAGSFAQARQDGVAPIREAVDRHMPWLRQRMAALTDVNQLTLLDVRITQVASWTVPGLLLIGDAAHVISPVGGNGINHALADAVQAANLLAGPLARGSRADVDAACLAVQHARKPITDAAQQEQSRIEARSRRALQCGDPRPPGVLRLLSRSPWLARWAGRRANRAVRTPHVSPDILAGKLG from the coding sequence ATGGGCGCGACAGACGACGCCGACTGCGTGATCGTCGGGGGTGGCCCGGCCGGTGCGATGCTGGGCTACCTGCTCGCGCGAGCGGGCTGTGCCGTCATCGTGCTCGAGTCGCACGCCGACTTCGCCCGCCGGTTCCGTGGCGACACGCTCGGTCCGGCCACGCTGGACCTGCTTGACGAACTGGGGCTCGCCCGGCGGCTGCTGGCGGACACGCCCCACACCCGCGCGACGGCGTTCTGCTGGCACACCGCCGAACGAGACTATGTGCTGAGCGACTTCCGCGACGCCAGCGCCGACTACGGCTTCTTCGCACTGCTGCCGCAGCCGGAGTTCCTGACGTTCCTGATCGGTGAGGCCGCGGCCCGCCCGTCGTTCCAGGTTCGCATGAACGCCCGCGTCAACCGCCTGCTGCACACGGGCGACCGGGTCACCGGTGTGGCCTACACCGACCGCACCGGCCGCGAGCACGAACTGCGAGCCCGTCTGGTCGTCGCGGCCGACGGCCGCTCGTCGAAGATCCGCCGGCTGTCGGGCCTGGCGACCACCGAGCTCGGCGTCGGATCGGACCTGCTGTGGTTCGACGTGCCCCGCGATCCGGCCACCGACCCACCGCGCAGCGGCCTGGACCTGTATGCCCTCCCGGGCCGTTACGTGGTCGCGCTGAACCAGGGACAGCGCTGGCAGCTCGGCTACGGCATCGCCGCCGGTTCGTTCGCGCAGGCCCGGCAGGACGGCGTGGCGCCGATCCGGGAGGCCGTCGACCGGCACATGCCGTGGCTGCGGCAGCGGATGGCGGCGCTGACCGACGTCAACCAGCTGACCCTGCTCGACGTCCGCATCACGCAGGTCGCGAGCTGGACCGTGCCCGGACTGCTGCTCATCGGGGACGCCGCGCACGTCATCTCGCCGGTCGGGGGCAACGGCATCAACCACGCACTCGCCGACGCGGTGCAGGCGGCCAACCTGCTCGCCGGGCCGCTGGCCCGGGGCAGCCGCGCGGACGTCGACGCCGCCTGCCTCGCGGTGCAACACGCCCGCAAGCCGATCACGGATGCCGCGCAGCAGGAGCAGAGCCGGATCGAGGCCCGCAGCAGGCGTGCCCTGCAGTGCGGCGATCCACGGCCGCCGGGCGTGCTGCGCCTGCTCAGCCGCTCGCCATGGCTGGCCCGCTGGGCCGGGCGCCGGGCCAACCGGGCGGTGCGCACCCCGCACGTCAGCCCTGACATCCTCGCGGGAAAGCTCGGATGA
- a CDS encoding DUF427 domain-containing protein, whose product MAESVWDYPRPPRWERSDRHVTARHQGLVVVDTRQALRVLETSHPPVYYVPRTAVILPLRLSGRSSFCEFKGIATFWDLVAGQAVVPQAAWSYESPAAGYEELAGAVAFYPSKLDECLLDGEPVRPQEGDFYGGWITGDIVGPFKGGPGTAGW is encoded by the coding sequence GTGGCCGAAAGCGTGTGGGACTACCCACGGCCGCCGCGCTGGGAGCGCAGCGACCGTCACGTCACCGCCCGGCACCAGGGACTCGTGGTCGTGGACACCCGGCAGGCGCTGAGAGTCCTGGAGACCTCCCATCCGCCGGTCTACTACGTGCCCCGCACCGCGGTGATCCTGCCGCTGCGGCTCTCGGGACGCAGCTCGTTCTGCGAGTTCAAAGGGATCGCCACGTTCTGGGACCTGGTCGCCGGGCAGGCGGTCGTGCCGCAGGCCGCCTGGTCGTACGAGTCACCGGCCGCCGGTTACGAAGAACTGGCCGGCGCAGTGGCGTTCTATCCGTCGAAGCTCGACGAGTGCCTGCTGGACGGTGAACCGGTCCGGCCCCAGGAGGGCGACTTCTACGGCGGATGGATCACCGGCGACATCGTCGGGCCGTTCAAGGGCGGTCCGGGCACCGCAGGCTGGTGA
- a CDS encoding MerR family transcriptional regulator, whose translation MNRHRTAGDVARHLGIAVTTLRSWHQRYGLGPSGHEAHRHRRYTDDDVARLEVMCRLTTEGVPAAAAARVALAGPPPPAAASVNQPGVDSAVRGLVMAAVRLDMPSMLSTIFAAVRRRGVVYTWDNLICPAMREVSRLQEGDQHMIEVEHLLSRCVLEVFWRVPRPFAAGAVKTVLACAAEEQHTLALEALAAALAEQGCGTRMLGARVPAESLAHAVRRTGPAAVFVWSQQAVTGDPDYLRVILAVRPRPALVAAAGPGWPGPLPEGVGCPADLAEALRLAVAVIGRARSA comes from the coding sequence GTGAACCGGCACCGCACCGCCGGAGACGTCGCCCGGCACCTGGGGATCGCCGTCACCACCCTGCGCAGCTGGCATCAGCGCTACGGGCTGGGCCCAAGCGGGCATGAAGCCCACCGTCACCGCCGCTACACCGATGACGACGTCGCCCGGCTGGAGGTGATGTGCCGGCTGACGACCGAGGGAGTTCCGGCGGCGGCAGCGGCGCGCGTCGCGCTGGCCGGGCCGCCACCGCCCGCGGCGGCCTCCGTGAACCAGCCTGGCGTGGATTCCGCGGTCAGGGGCCTGGTGATGGCGGCTGTCCGGCTGGACATGCCCAGCATGCTGTCGACGATCTTCGCGGCGGTCCGCAGGCGCGGGGTGGTTTACACGTGGGACAACCTGATCTGCCCGGCGATGCGAGAGGTGTCCCGCCTGCAGGAGGGCGATCAGCACATGATCGAGGTCGAGCATCTGCTGTCCCGGTGCGTGCTCGAGGTCTTCTGGCGAGTGCCGCGGCCCTTCGCCGCGGGAGCCGTCAAGACCGTTCTGGCCTGCGCGGCGGAGGAGCAGCACACGCTGGCGCTCGAGGCGCTGGCCGCGGCGCTGGCCGAGCAGGGCTGCGGCACGCGCATGCTCGGCGCCCGCGTTCCCGCGGAGAGCCTGGCCCATGCGGTCCGCCGCACCGGGCCCGCCGCGGTGTTCGTCTGGTCGCAGCAGGCCGTGACCGGCGACCCGGACTATCTGAGGGTGATCTTGGCGGTCCGTCCCCGGCCGGCTCTCGTGGCCGCCGCCGGCCCGGGTTGGCCCGGCCCGCTGCCGGAAGGGGTCGGCTGTCCCGCCGATCTGGCCGAGGCGTTGCGCCTCGCGGTGGCGGTCATCGGTCGCGCCCGTTCGGCGTGA
- a CDS encoding NUDIX domain-containing protein encodes MADLLVETVDEFGLGGASVGAGRAHEPPGLLHRAMSLVVVDGAGFVLLQRRAADKATFASRWDVSCSGHPPPGQDAARTAVVRAYEEIGLTAVVAEPVGCLRRRMRDRSCGRVEHVWHHLFLAALGRPAQVTVDPSEVADVRWAEIGDALAASARTPRDYTPWFAGTLTSAVASAVLLS; translated from the coding sequence ATGGCCGATTTGCTGGTGGAGACCGTCGACGAGTTCGGCCTCGGCGGCGCGTCGGTGGGCGCAGGCCGAGCCCATGAGCCGCCGGGGCTGCTGCACAGGGCGATGTCGCTGGTCGTGGTCGACGGGGCGGGATTCGTGCTGCTGCAGCGACGGGCGGCGGACAAGGCGACGTTCGCCTCGCGCTGGGATGTCTCGTGCAGCGGGCATCCACCGCCCGGACAGGACGCGGCGCGGACCGCGGTGGTGCGGGCGTACGAGGAGATCGGCCTGACCGCCGTCGTCGCCGAACCGGTGGGCTGCCTGCGGCGCCGGATGCGCGACCGGTCCTGCGGCCGGGTGGAGCACGTATGGCATCACCTGTTCCTGGCCGCGCTGGGGCGTCCGGCACAGGTCACGGTCGACCCCTCGGAGGTGGCGGACGTGCGCTGGGCCGAGATCGGCGACGCGCTGGCCGCGTCAGCCAGGACGCCGCGCGACTACACCCCATGGTTCGCCGGCACGCTCACCTCGGCGGTGGCCTCGGCGGTGCTGCTCAGTTGA
- a CDS encoding M20/M25/M40 family metallo-hydrolase encodes MNPAALRAAAQARYPAFLARLAELVEVDCGSRQVHGLRKVAARFAGYAAEAGTRVDVVPVSDDDGAALGDAVIARKAGRGGSRILLAAHLDTVFPPGTAAARPLTVDGATARAYGPGVCDDKGGLLAGLAAVEVLAQLDADRYGEIVLVATPDEEIGSVGSRPLLAELAAQADAILCLECARDNGDLVSARKGVADVEIDLHGRAAHAGIEPERGANAALAAAHLTVALQGIDGVNVGVLHAGTRPNVVADRARLVVDVRAAEPAAYEAALADIARLAGTPLVAGVTATVRVVAPTPPWLGGTGTAALLRAAEKVGAGLGLTVTHAATGGCADANLLAASGAPVLDGLGPVGGGDHGPDEWLDLGSVVPRVALLAGLIDEIS; translated from the coding sequence GTGAACCCCGCGGCGCTGCGGGCCGCCGCCCAGGCCCGCTACCCGGCGTTCCTGGCAAGGCTCGCCGAGCTGGTGGAGGTCGACTGCGGCTCACGGCAGGTGCATGGACTGCGCAAGGTCGCCGCCAGGTTCGCCGGGTACGCGGCCGAGGCGGGCACACGGGTCGACGTCGTGCCGGTCAGCGACGACGACGGGGCGGCACTGGGCGACGCGGTGATCGCGCGGAAGGCCGGCCGGGGCGGCAGCCGGATCCTGCTCGCCGCCCACCTGGACACCGTCTTCCCGCCCGGCACCGCCGCGGCCAGGCCGCTGACCGTCGACGGGGCGACCGCGCGGGCGTACGGGCCCGGCGTGTGCGACGACAAGGGCGGGCTGCTCGCGGGCCTGGCCGCCGTCGAGGTGCTCGCACAGCTCGACGCCGACCGGTACGGCGAGATCGTCCTGGTCGCGACCCCCGATGAGGAGATCGGCTCGGTCGGGAGCAGGCCGCTGCTGGCCGAGCTGGCGGCGCAGGCCGACGCGATCCTGTGCCTGGAGTGCGCCCGCGACAACGGCGACCTCGTCTCGGCCCGCAAGGGCGTCGCCGACGTCGAGATCGACCTGCACGGCCGGGCCGCCCACGCCGGCATCGAACCCGAGCGCGGCGCCAACGCCGCCCTGGCCGCCGCGCACCTGACCGTCGCCCTGCAGGGCATCGACGGCGTCAACGTCGGTGTCCTGCACGCCGGCACCCGCCCGAACGTCGTGGCCGACCGGGCGCGGCTGGTGGTCGACGTGCGGGCGGCCGAACCGGCCGCCTACGAGGCGGCACTGGCCGACATCGCCCGGCTGGCCGGCACCCCGCTGGTCGCGGGCGTGACGGCGACGGTCCGCGTCGTCGCGCCGACCCCACCGTGGCTGGGCGGAACGGGCACGGCGGCATTGCTGCGCGCGGCCGAAAAGGTCGGAGCCGGACTCGGGCTCACCGTCACCCACGCCGCCACCGGCGGGTGCGCCGACGCCAACCTGCTGGCCGCATCGGGCGCGCCGGTGCTCGACGGGCTCGGCCCGGTCGGCGGTGGCGACCACGGCCCCGACGAGTGGCTCGACCTCGGCTCGGTGGTCCCGCGGGTGGCGCTGCTCGCCGGACTGATCGACGAGATCAGCTGA
- a CDS encoding amino acid ABC transporter ATP-binding protein, with translation MTAMIRAEGVRKNFGRLEVLRGIDLEVAPGEVCCLLGPSGSGKSTFLRCVNHLESVTAGRLWVDGQLVGYRQHGDRLHELRESEIAQRRRDIGMVFQRFNLFPHLTALGNIMEAPVQVLGESRASARQRALTLLERVGLADKADAYPAMLSGGQQQRVAIARALAMRPKLMLFDEPTSALDPELVGEVLDVMRDLAAEGMTMMVVTHEMGFAREVADTVVFMDGGVVVEAGTPARVLGDPQHDRTRAFLAKVL, from the coding sequence ATGACCGCGATGATCAGAGCCGAGGGCGTACGCAAGAACTTCGGCCGGCTGGAGGTGCTGCGCGGCATCGACCTGGAGGTCGCCCCCGGCGAGGTGTGCTGCCTGCTCGGCCCGTCCGGCTCCGGCAAGTCCACCTTCCTGCGCTGCGTCAACCACCTGGAGAGCGTCACCGCCGGGCGGCTGTGGGTCGACGGGCAGCTCGTCGGCTACCGCCAGCACGGAGACCGGCTGCACGAGCTTCGCGAGAGCGAGATCGCGCAACGCCGCCGCGACATCGGCATGGTGTTCCAGCGCTTCAACCTCTTCCCGCACCTGACCGCGCTGGGCAACATCATGGAAGCCCCCGTCCAGGTGCTGGGCGAATCGCGGGCCTCAGCCCGCCAGCGCGCGCTGACACTGCTGGAGCGGGTCGGCCTGGCCGACAAGGCCGACGCGTACCCGGCGATGCTCTCCGGCGGGCAGCAGCAGCGGGTCGCCATCGCCCGCGCGCTGGCGATGCGCCCCAAACTGATGCTGTTCGACGAGCCCACCTCCGCCCTGGACCCGGAACTGGTCGGCGAGGTGCTCGACGTCATGCGCGACCTCGCGGCCGAGGGCATGACCATGATGGTGGTGACCCACGAGATGGGCTTCGCCCGCGAGGTCGCCGACACCGTCGTGTTCATGGACGGCGGCGTGGTCGTCGAAGCCGGGACACCGGCCCGGGTGCTCGGCGACCCGCAGCACGACCGCACCCGCGCGTTCCTGGCGAAGGTCCTGTGA